Proteins co-encoded in one bacterium genomic window:
- a CDS encoding sugar ABC transporter permease, translating to MRMMGARTTPAELPVKPGAPVRARAWLRSAEARHQAWGYLFLAPMFVLLIVFKFIPMVQAFYLSLTSYDLLSPPKFVGLRNFVTLLEDPLFHQSVRVTAYYVFGTCVLIWFLALGMALIFNAPLPAKNTLRTIYFLPAIVPVVVYAIIWLFLFHPYGLLNVALHAIGLPAIQWLTDTRAVLPGFILAGLWRFVPYFMIIYLAGLQNIPHEYYEAAAIDGAAGAQAFRFVTLPLLRPTILLVVVVSIILMSKVFTNVLIITGGGPDGATRVLSLFIYQTGFQFFKMGLASAASIFLLFGTMTFTLLQLRLFREDARG from the coding sequence ATGCGCATGATGGGCGCCCGGACGACCCCGGCCGAGCTGCCGGTGAAGCCGGGGGCCCCTGTGCGCGCGCGGGCGTGGCTCCGGTCGGCGGAGGCCCGGCATCAGGCCTGGGGCTATCTCTTCCTCGCTCCGATGTTCGTGCTGCTCATCGTCTTCAAGTTCATTCCGATGGTGCAGGCCTTCTACCTGAGCCTGACGAGCTATGACCTCCTGAGCCCCCCGAAGTTCGTCGGCCTCAGGAACTTCGTGACGCTGCTCGAGGATCCGCTCTTCCACCAGTCGGTGCGCGTCACAGCGTACTACGTCTTCGGCACGTGCGTGCTGATCTGGTTCCTGGCGCTCGGCATGGCGCTGATCTTCAACGCGCCGCTGCCGGCCAAGAACACCCTCCGGACTATCTACTTCCTGCCGGCGATCGTGCCGGTCGTCGTGTACGCGATCATCTGGCTGTTCTTGTTCCATCCCTACGGGCTGCTGAACGTTGCGCTGCACGCGATCGGCCTACCGGCCATCCAGTGGCTGACCGACACGCGCGCGGTGCTCCCCGGCTTCATCCTGGCCGGCCTGTGGCGCTTCGTGCCGTACTTCATGATCATCTATCTCGCCGGGCTCCAGAACATTCCCCACGAGTACTACGAAGCGGCGGCGATCGACGGCGCCGCCGGCGCGCAGGCGTTCAGGTTCGTCACGCTGCCGCTGCTGCGTCCCACGATTCTCCTGGTGGTCGTCGTCTCGATCATCCTGATGTCCAAGGTCTTTACCAACGTGCTGATCATCACCGGGGGCGGCCCGGACGGCGCGACCCGCGTGCTGTCGCTGTTCATCTACCAAACCGGGTTCCAATTTTTCAAGATGGGATTGGCCAGCGCGGCGTCGATCTTCCTGCTGTTCGGGACAATGACGTTTACGCTCCTGCAGCTGCGCCTCTTCAGGGAGGACGCCCGTGGCTAG
- a CDS encoding extracellular solute-binding protein, with protein sequence MMWCGRVVLGTIAVVAMCLGLSAPRSAGIPAATAAAGGWALPTEPVTLNEWDGGDGTKSALLEELIAQYEKIHPNVTVKFETDVKSLKVAAAIAAGTAPEIFEASDANLQKYIAAKVVEPLPAAAWGQPSVDGVVALYLPHVLDAITSGHSLYAVPDQLNAHSLYINNRVFRAAGLDPVKDAPKTWDDIARLNKVLTKKQGDRVTQKGFEMRYVCDDGHWQAHIFHILVYQAGGEVIKDGKPVFNSEAGLRALTTWKSLVVAPGVTNNTCSSPYQDFAVEQDAMTFAGPHVGKIVERINPAMQGNYTVVPLPQLRPDRPATLIYSFNWTVNARASAAQKRVAWDLIHFLSSKPDLWWQRIQFLQGTKGWLTMPAARNTPFMSAFTHDLSVGKPLGRTTYYADLQSIIARMVDRVVLKDADPKSSLAEATDEFNRASAK encoded by the coding sequence ATGATGTGGTGCGGCCGAGTCGTGCTTGGAACGATCGCGGTAGTGGCAATGTGCCTCGGATTGAGTGCCCCGCGCAGCGCTGGCATTCCGGCGGCGACGGCGGCCGCCGGGGGCTGGGCGCTGCCGACCGAACCGGTGACGCTCAATGAATGGGACGGCGGCGACGGAACCAAGTCCGCGTTGTTGGAAGAGTTGATCGCGCAGTACGAGAAGATCCACCCGAACGTCACGGTCAAGTTCGAGACCGACGTCAAATCGTTAAAGGTGGCCGCGGCGATCGCTGCCGGCACCGCCCCGGAGATCTTCGAAGCCTCCGACGCGAATCTTCAGAAATATATCGCGGCAAAGGTGGTGGAACCCCTCCCGGCCGCCGCGTGGGGGCAGCCCAGCGTGGACGGCGTGGTTGCGCTCTACCTGCCGCACGTCCTGGACGCGATCACGTCCGGTCATAGCCTGTACGCCGTGCCGGACCAGCTGAACGCGCACAGCCTCTACATCAACAATCGCGTGTTCCGTGCTGCGGGCCTGGATCCGGTTAAAGACGCACCCAAGACCTGGGATGACATCGCCCGGCTGAACAAGGTCCTCACCAAGAAGCAGGGCGACCGGGTCACCCAGAAAGGCTTCGAGATGCGCTACGTCTGCGACGACGGGCACTGGCAGGCGCACATTTTCCACATTCTCGTCTATCAGGCCGGCGGCGAGGTGATCAAGGACGGGAAGCCCGTCTTCAACAGTGAGGCCGGCCTCCGGGCGCTGACGACGTGGAAGAGTCTCGTCGTCGCCCCAGGGGTCACCAACAACACCTGCTCGTCGCCGTACCAGGATTTTGCCGTGGAGCAGGATGCCATGACCTTCGCCGGCCCGCACGTGGGCAAGATCGTCGAACGGATCAATCCGGCGATGCAGGGCAACTATACTGTCGTCCCGCTCCCGCAGTTGCGGCCGGACCGCCCCGCCACGCTCATCTACTCATTCAACTGGACCGTGAACGCCAGGGCGTCGGCCGCCCAGAAGCGCGTGGCCTGGGACCTGATCCACTTCTTGAGCTCGAAACCCGACCTCTGGTGGCAGCGGATTCAGTTCCTGCAGGGCACCAAGGGGTGGCTCACCATGCCGGCCGCCCGCAACACGCCGTTCATGTCCGCGTTCACCCACGACCTGTCGGTCGGGAAGCCGCTGGGGCGGACGACCTATTACGCCGACCTGCAGAGCATTATCGCGAGGATGGTCGACCGAGTCGTGCTGAAAGACGCCGATCCCAAATCTTCGCTGGCCGAGGCGACGGACGAGTTTAACCGAGCGTCCGCAAAGTAG
- the speB gene encoding agmatinase, translated as MRLTETPSATQSPRFSGIRTFMRLPWAASAVDADVAIIGIPFDTAASFRTGARFGPSAIRDISVLLRPSNQFHRINALETVRVVDLGDVMVVPGDIARTYENIEAQWTACAASGAVPIGLGGDHSVTLGELRALARRCGPLALVQFDSHTDTWDNYWGVRYTHGTGFRRACEEGLLDTGRSIQVGLRGSEYAPGDLEDNRRLGFETLLAGDLLAPQDVAAAISRRVGTGPAFLTFDIDFFDPAFAPGTGTPEAGGPTSAFGLQVVRHLTGLSFVGFDVVEVLPAHDPTAITSLLAATVVFEFLALIALSKRAGPV; from the coding sequence ATGCGATTGACCGAGACTCCAAGCGCCACCCAGAGCCCGCGCTTTTCGGGGATCCGCACGTTCATGCGGCTGCCGTGGGCCGCGAGCGCCGTGGACGCGGACGTGGCGATCATCGGCATTCCGTTCGACACTGCGGCGAGCTTCCGAACCGGGGCACGGTTCGGGCCGTCGGCGATCCGCGACATCTCCGTGCTGCTGCGGCCGTCCAACCAGTTCCACAGGATCAACGCGCTGGAGACCGTCCGCGTGGTCGACCTGGGCGATGTGATGGTTGTGCCCGGGGACATCGCCCGCACCTACGAGAACATCGAGGCCCAGTGGACGGCGTGCGCGGCGTCCGGCGCCGTGCCGATCGGGCTCGGCGGCGACCACTCCGTCACGCTCGGCGAGCTCCGCGCCCTGGCCCGCCGGTGCGGCCCGCTCGCGCTCGTGCAGTTCGACTCGCACACGGACACCTGGGATAACTACTGGGGCGTCCGCTACACTCACGGCACCGGATTCCGGCGGGCGTGCGAAGAGGGATTGCTGGACACCGGCCGGTCGATTCAGGTCGGCCTGCGCGGCAGCGAGTACGCGCCCGGCGACCTCGAGGACAACCGCCGCCTCGGCTTCGAGACGCTGCTGGCCGGGGACCTGCTCGCGCCCCAGGACGTGGCCGCCGCCATCAGTCGCCGGGTCGGCACCGGACCGGCGTTTCTCACCTTTGACATCGACTTCTTCGACCCGGCGTTCGCCCCGGGCACTGGGACGCCGGAGGCTGGCGGGCCCACCAGCGCGTTCGGACTTCAAGTGGTCCGCCACCTCACTGGCCTGTCGTTCGTCGGCTTCGACGTGGTGGAGGTGCTGCCGGCGCACGACCCTACCGCGATCACGTCGCTGCTGGCCGCGACCGTGGTGTTTGAATTCCTCGCCCTTATTGCGCTGTCGAAGCGCGCGGGGCCGGTCTAA
- a CDS encoding NAD(P)-dependent oxidoreductase, with amino-acid sequence MKPRVFVSQPIPEPALDMMREVAEVTVFPRLDRNMSEDEWIMTAQRSDYLFVMGGNIITANVIKANPKLKGIAMVHRRLPVNNSIDLDIARALGVPVVFQYPWEPVYDKIAEATCDLTIAMILDLAYRMSDADRYTRSGRSLQEHTMALMGIGVTGKIAGLLGLGIVARKMVPRLRALRMPILYTKRTRLAPEEERESGIEWADQSAILRRSDFVCLEYDYNPNNHKIIGEREFAMMKPTAYFINTARGRLVDEPALVQALQNRTIAGAGLDVFWHEPPGSPEMAPSPEFFKMDSVTLAPHNGGATWDARTELTKATARQIIALIAGERPEGLVLD; translated from the coding sequence TTGAAACCGAGAGTGTTCGTCAGCCAACCGATCCCCGAACCGGCGCTGGACATGATGCGCGAGGTCGCCGAGGTCACCGTGTTCCCGCGTCTCGACCGCAACATGAGCGAGGACGAGTGGATCATGACCGCCCAGCGGTCGGACTACCTCTTCGTGATGGGCGGGAACATTATCACCGCCAACGTCATCAAGGCGAACCCGAAGCTCAAGGGCATCGCCATGGTGCACCGCCGGCTGCCGGTCAACAACTCGATCGACCTCGATATCGCGCGGGCGCTCGGCGTGCCGGTGGTCTTCCAGTATCCCTGGGAGCCGGTGTACGACAAGATCGCCGAGGCGACCTGCGATCTGACGATCGCCATGATCCTCGACCTCGCCTACCGCATGTCGGACGCCGACCGCTACACGCGCTCCGGCCGCTCGCTGCAGGAGCACACCATGGCGCTCATGGGCATCGGGGTCACCGGGAAGATCGCCGGGCTCCTGGGCCTCGGCATCGTCGCGCGGAAGATGGTGCCGCGTCTGCGCGCGTTGCGGATGCCGATCCTCTACACGAAGCGGACGCGGCTTGCTCCCGAGGAGGAGCGCGAGTCCGGCATCGAGTGGGCGGACCAGAGCGCGATCCTCCGGCGCAGCGACTTCGTCTGCCTCGAGTACGACTACAACCCCAACAACCACAAGATCATCGGCGAGCGCGAGTTTGCCATGATGAAGCCCACCGCGTACTTCATCAACACGGCGCGGGGCCGGCTGGTCGACGAACCTGCCCTCGTGCAGGCGCTTCAGAACCGCACCATCGCCGGCGCCGGCCTGGACGTCTTCTGGCACGAGCCGCCGGGGTCGCCGGAGATGGCGCCGAGCCCCGAATTCTTCAAGATGGACAGCGTCACGCTGGCGCCGCACAACGGCGGCGCGACATGGGACGCGCGTACGGAGCTGACGAAGGCGACGGCGCGCCAGATCATCGCGCTGATCGCGGGAGAGCGTCCTGAAGGCCTGGTGCTGGACTAA
- a CDS encoding MFS transporter, which produces MGTVARRREPSLLLGAAGFCTNMSWQVILPILPLHLAHLGFDVSQVGLVVGVFSLTMGVVELQAGVIAVAVGRRAALLGALAAHAVCLGIGGWGHARGLVAAAFAAAGATRGVLVPPLHATVADSAPAERRGRAFGVFWLCTSLASFAGPALGGFVASHAGGGAPFAVAALFSLAAIPLLATWGVPGRAARGAVTVDFAAFLRSPSVTRLGVSMLLCYSLAGIWTTFLPLYAARQGISVVTIGWIFAIQGGAYALMQVPTGRLAALGHGRWLAAAGIAVMAGTVLAVPLVRGGSLLAAGAFFGIGFGIMPVTFAMQFTQRVTPDLYTAALSVYNSAIDLGLFAGPLLGAAVAAAAGTVAAPFLLALPLGFAALAIGRRIPSGVTEPRPEQASPF; this is translated from the coding sequence ATGGGCACGGTCGCTCGACGCCGCGAGCCGAGCCTGCTGCTCGGCGCCGCGGGCTTCTGCACCAACATGTCTTGGCAAGTCATCCTGCCGATCCTGCCCCTGCACCTTGCGCACCTTGGGTTCGATGTGTCGCAGGTCGGCCTCGTGGTTGGCGTCTTCAGCCTGACCATGGGCGTCGTTGAGCTCCAGGCGGGCGTCATCGCCGTCGCGGTCGGACGCCGCGCGGCGCTGCTTGGCGCCCTGGCCGCACACGCCGTCTGTCTCGGTATCGGGGGCTGGGGCCACGCCCGGGGGCTCGTCGCGGCGGCCTTCGCGGCCGCCGGCGCGACCAGAGGCGTGCTCGTACCGCCGCTGCACGCGACGGTCGCCGACTCGGCACCCGCGGAACGCCGCGGCAGGGCCTTCGGCGTGTTCTGGTTGTGCACGTCCCTCGCATCCTTCGCCGGCCCCGCCTTGGGCGGGTTTGTCGCGTCGCACGCCGGCGGCGGCGCGCCGTTCGCGGTCGCCGCGCTGTTCAGCCTTGCGGCGATCCCCTTGCTGGCCACGTGGGGCGTGCCGGGCCGCGCCGCGCGCGGGGCGGTCACGGTCGACTTCGCGGCGTTCCTGCGATCCCCATCGGTCACGCGGCTCGGCGTTTCCATGCTGTTGTGCTACAGCCTGGCCGGCATCTGGACCACGTTCCTGCCGCTGTATGCTGCCCGGCAGGGCATCTCCGTCGTGACCATCGGATGGATCTTCGCGATCCAAGGCGGCGCGTATGCCTTGATGCAGGTACCCACGGGCCGGCTCGCGGCGCTCGGGCACGGCCGCTGGCTGGCCGCGGCGGGCATCGCGGTGATGGCCGGAACCGTCCTCGCGGTACCGCTGGTCCGCGGGGGGTCCCTGCTGGCGGCGGGCGCGTTCTTCGGCATCGGTTTTGGCATCATGCCGGTGACCTTCGCGATGCAGTTCACCCAACGGGTCACGCCCGATCTGTACACCGCGGCGCTGAGTGTGTACAACAGCGCGATCGACCTCGGCCTGTTTGCCGGTCCGCTCCTCGGTGCGGCGGTCGCCGCAGCGGCCGGCACCGTTGCGGCCCCCTTCCTGCTGGCGCTGCCGCTCGGATTCGCGGCCCTCGCGATCGGGCGGCGCATCCCGTCGGGGGTCACGGAGCCGCGACCGGAGCAGGCGTCGCCCTTCTAG
- a CDS encoding amidohydrolase family protein — protein MQSIDVHFHVVPPGFVDAVRRGAFAETVELIRDGGVERMVYHAPPDVVLEPGTTLPPHLYDEALVLDALDRRGLDAAVLGPSPEEFYYWAPPAVGARIAAMQNDGMSELVRSHPDRFVGLATLPMQDPERAAVELDRAVAELGLRGAEICTHVNGRDLDHPSLRPVYAAAERLGVPLFLHPQNWGDMRRFQDYALWNLAGFPLETALAASHLIMGGVFEEFPRLRVILAHGGGYLPYQVGRLDHGHAARREASERLPRRPSEYLANLYCDSLTHSALSLRFLLDRMGDGHVVIGSDYPFNMGDERPVETVRAMRLPPDVEAKVLAKNLAGLLGL, from the coding sequence GTGCAGTCGATCGACGTGCACTTTCACGTGGTGCCGCCGGGCTTTGTCGACGCCGTGCGGCGCGGGGCGTTCGCGGAAACCGTCGAGCTGATTCGCGACGGTGGCGTGGAGCGCATGGTCTACCACGCCCCGCCGGACGTCGTCCTGGAGCCCGGCACGACGCTGCCGCCGCATCTGTACGACGAGGCGCTGGTCCTGGACGCGCTGGACCGGCGGGGGTTGGACGCGGCCGTCCTCGGTCCGTCGCCTGAGGAGTTTTACTACTGGGCGCCGCCGGCGGTCGGGGCCCGCATCGCGGCGATGCAGAACGACGGCATGTCGGAGCTGGTCCGTTCGCACCCGGACCGCTTCGTGGGCCTCGCTACGCTGCCGATGCAGGATCCCGAGCGGGCTGCCGTGGAGCTGGACCGCGCGGTTGCCGAGCTGGGGCTGCGCGGCGCGGAGATCTGCACCCACGTGAACGGCCGCGATCTCGACCACCCCAGCCTGCGGCCGGTGTATGCGGCGGCGGAACGGCTCGGCGTCCCCCTGTTTCTGCATCCGCAAAACTGGGGGGACATGCGGCGATTCCAGGACTACGCGTTGTGGAACCTGGCCGGTTTTCCGCTTGAAACGGCGCTCGCGGCCTCGCACCTCATCATGGGCGGCGTCTTCGAGGAGTTTCCGCGGCTGCGCGTCATCCTTGCGCACGGCGGAGGGTACCTCCCGTACCAGGTCGGCCGGCTCGACCACGGGCATGCGGCGCGGCGCGAGGCCAGCGAACGCCTGCCGCGGCGTCCCAGCGAGTACCTGGCGAATCTGTATTGCGACAGCCTGACGCACAGCGCGCTGTCGCTGCGGTTTCTGCTGGACCGCATGGGCGACGGCCACGTCGTCATCGGCAGCGACTATCCATTTAATATGGGGGACGAGCGGCCCGTGGAGACGGTGCGCGCCATGCGGCTCCCCCCGGACGTGGAGGCCAAGGTCCTGGCCAAGAACCTCGCGGGATTGCTAGGCCTATGA
- a CDS encoding amidohydrolase family protein yields MHFHVVPPEYLEAVRGGTFRQAVEIERRDGREHMVFHAPEDVVVEPGNEIDLRLSDTRLILEGLDRRRLDAAAIGPSPGQFFYWTDPDLGAEIARLMNDGIAAMAKANGDRMVGLGTLPMQDGERAARELERGVTNLGLRGFEICTHINGQDLDHPRFAAVFGAAARLGVPIFLHPQNWGEMRRLRDYHLWNLVGFPTETALAAAHLIAGGVFERCPELKIILAHGGGYFPYQIGRLDHGYNVRAELHDRVPRRPSEYLGSIYCDSLTHNTQALRFLVDRLGDDHVVIGTDYPFDMGDEAPVDTIRACGLGREREAKVLGGNLARLLRIA; encoded by the coding sequence GTGCATTTCCACGTCGTGCCGCCGGAGTATCTCGAGGCGGTGCGGGGGGGAACGTTCCGCCAGGCGGTGGAGATCGAGCGCCGCGACGGCCGCGAGCACATGGTGTTTCACGCGCCGGAAGACGTGGTCGTCGAGCCCGGTAACGAAATCGACCTGAGACTGTCGGACACCCGTTTGATCCTCGAGGGCTTGGACCGGCGGAGACTGGACGCGGCGGCGATCGGGCCGTCGCCCGGCCAGTTCTTCTACTGGACCGATCCGGATCTCGGAGCGGAGATCGCCCGCCTGATGAACGACGGCATCGCGGCGATGGCGAAGGCCAACGGCGACCGCATGGTCGGCCTGGGAACTCTGCCGATGCAGGACGGCGAGCGGGCCGCCCGCGAGCTCGAGCGCGGCGTCACGAATCTCGGACTGCGCGGATTCGAGATCTGCACCCACATCAACGGGCAGGACCTGGACCATCCGAGGTTTGCGGCGGTGTTCGGGGCGGCGGCACGCCTCGGCGTGCCGATCTTCCTGCACCCGCAGAACTGGGGCGAGATGCGCCGGCTGCGCGACTATCATCTGTGGAACCTCGTCGGCTTCCCAACCGAGACGGCGCTCGCGGCGGCGCACCTGATCGCCGGCGGGGTCTTCGAGCGCTGTCCGGAGTTGAAGATCATCCTCGCGCACGGCGGCGGCTACTTTCCATATCAGATCGGGCGCCTGGATCACGGGTACAACGTGCGCGCGGAACTGCACGACCGGGTGCCGCGGCGCCCCAGCGAGTACCTCGGAAGCATCTACTGCGATAGTCTCACCCACAACACGCAGGCGCTCAGGTTCTTGGTGGATCGCCTGGGCGACGATCATGTGGTGATCGGCACGGACTACCCGTTCGACATGGGCGATGAGGCGCCGGTCGACACGATCCGCGCCTGCGGGTTGGGCCGCGAGCGGGAGGCCAAGGTGCTGGGCGGCAACCTGGCGCGGTTGCTGCGCATCGCGTAA
- a CDS encoding extracellular solute-binding protein has translation MLRSAVVRAAVLLALALPASLLAGGGIAANSAPSGFPTDKITLTMFGSDEAPGFHIEEGLIAEWQKTHPNVTVEAAQTPLGPGFQKLSTQLPTGGGPTLFAVFEPWIEGFIPYMAPAIPAAFGKESMRQIYDLYLPHALEAQSRGGAIYCLPISAPSWSLLVNKPLFTGAGLRIPEDIPRTWAQVAALQKKLTKYDASGKLVRRGFGVRYTAGPQWYSMLFVASVESQGARVLDRDGSPLLTSQAAVNAMQIFKDTAVAPTITKDVQTSPYQDFADGLDVMSYGGANAVSFAIRLNPDLKGNVYVSQLPSLSGQPGGSPKYSFDFCVNKRASATEQFAAWSLIDYMTSRGVVRFVNTGSLTPRKVVFEAPDVQSTPFIEVFKTELTYARPLPQTKYWGQLQGAIQNGVQKVVFKDVPIPQALQEAQHEYLQAIGK, from the coding sequence ATGCTGAGATCAGCCGTCGTACGCGCCGCCGTCCTCCTGGCGCTTGCGCTGCCCGCCTCGCTCCTCGCGGGCGGCGGCATCGCCGCCAACTCCGCTCCGTCGGGGTTCCCGACGGACAAGATCACGCTCACGATGTTCGGCAGCGACGAAGCGCCGGGGTTCCACATCGAAGAAGGTCTGATTGCCGAGTGGCAGAAGACGCATCCGAATGTCACCGTGGAGGCGGCGCAAACGCCGCTCGGGCCGGGGTTCCAGAAACTGTCGACACAGCTGCCGACCGGCGGCGGGCCGACCCTGTTCGCCGTCTTCGAGCCCTGGATCGAGGGGTTTATCCCATACATGGCGCCCGCGATCCCGGCGGCGTTCGGCAAGGAGAGCATGCGGCAGATCTACGATCTGTACCTGCCACACGCGCTCGAGGCCCAGAGCCGCGGCGGGGCGATCTACTGTCTCCCTATCTCTGCCCCGTCCTGGAGCCTCCTCGTCAACAAACCCCTGTTCACCGGAGCCGGGCTCCGGATCCCGGAGGACATCCCGCGCACGTGGGCGCAGGTCGCGGCCTTGCAGAAGAAACTGACTAAGTACGATGCAAGCGGCAAGCTAGTTCGCCGCGGCTTCGGCGTCCGGTACACCGCCGGGCCGCAGTGGTATTCAATGCTGTTCGTCGCGTCAGTCGAGTCGCAGGGCGCCCGGGTGCTGGACCGGGACGGCAGTCCGCTGCTGACCTCCCAGGCGGCCGTCAACGCGATGCAGATTTTCAAGGACACCGCCGTCGCCCCGACGATCACGAAAGACGTGCAGACGTCGCCCTATCAGGATTTCGCCGACGGGCTCGACGTGATGTCGTACGGTGGCGCGAATGCCGTCAGCTTCGCGATCCGTCTCAATCCGGATCTGAAGGGCAACGTCTACGTTTCGCAGCTACCGAGCCTTTCCGGGCAGCCGGGCGGGTCGCCAAAGTACTCGTTCGATTTCTGCGTCAACAAGCGCGCGTCCGCCACCGAGCAGTTCGCGGCGTGGAGCCTCATCGATTACATGACGAGCCGCGGTGTGGTGCGCTTTGTGAACACCGGCAGCCTGACACCGCGCAAGGTCGTGTTCGAGGCACCCGATGTCCAGAGTACGCCTTTCATCGAAGTGTTCAAGACCGAGCTGACGTACGCCCGGCCGCTGCCGCAGACGAAGTACTGGGGCCAACTGCAAGGCGCGATCCAGAACGGCGTTCAGAAGGTCGTGTTTAAGGACGTGCCGATCCCGCAGGCGCTCCAGGAGGCGCAGCACGAGTACCTGCAGGCGATCGGCAAGTAA
- a CDS encoding carbohydrate ABC transporter permease has protein sequence MARRLGALYWIGVLLVVAWGVVQLTPILWMISTSLKPLNRVFDLPIQWIPRPPQWANYPAAWNQFPFARYFVNSFIVSLSVTVLNVFLCGLAGYSLAKYRYFGQRALFIAILSTLMLPIEVLMVPTFLIVKSLGWLNTYQGLIIPVVADAFGVFLMRQFMLGLPDSLVEAARIDGAGELGTYFRIVVPLIWPAVLTLAIFTWRETWDAFVWPFIIITNDSLRTVPIGLQRFQEQYVTTYNSVMAISTIAMIPMVLLFFFFQRAFIRGIALSGLKE, from the coding sequence GTGGCTAGGCGACTTGGAGCGCTCTACTGGATCGGGGTCCTCCTCGTCGTGGCGTGGGGCGTCGTGCAGCTCACGCCGATCCTGTGGATGATCTCGACGTCGCTGAAGCCGTTGAACCGGGTCTTCGACCTGCCCATTCAGTGGATTCCGCGGCCGCCGCAGTGGGCCAACTATCCCGCGGCCTGGAACCAGTTTCCCTTCGCCCGGTACTTTGTGAACAGCTTCATCGTGTCGCTGTCGGTCACCGTGCTGAACGTCTTTCTCTGCGGCCTGGCGGGGTACAGCCTCGCCAAGTACCGCTACTTCGGCCAGCGGGCGCTGTTCATCGCGATCCTGAGCACCCTGATGCTGCCCATCGAGGTGCTCATGGTGCCCACCTTCCTGATCGTCAAGTCCCTTGGCTGGCTGAACACCTATCAGGGACTCATCATCCCGGTCGTGGCGGATGCCTTCGGCGTGTTCCTGATGCGGCAGTTCATGCTGGGCCTGCCGGATTCGCTCGTCGAGGCGGCGCGGATCGACGGCGCCGGCGAGCTCGGCACGTATTTCCGGATCGTGGTGCCGCTGATCTGGCCCGCCGTCCTGACCCTCGCGATCTTCACCTGGCGCGAGACCTGGGACGCCTTTGTCTGGCCGTTCATCATCATCACGAACGACAGCCTGCGCACCGTGCCGATCGGCCTCCAGCGCTTTCAGGAGCAGTACGTGACCACCTATAACTCGGTGATGGCGATCTCGACCATCGCCATGATCCCGATGGTGCTGCTGTTCTTCTTTTTCCAGCGCGCGTTCATTCGCGGCATTGCGCTCTCCGGCCTCAAGGAATGA